Within Bdellovibrio sp. ArHS, the genomic segment ATGCGAGTTCTGACGTACATAATTTTGGTCGGTCAGTTATTGCTTGTTTTGAGCGTAGTTGGCTTGATCGATTACTGGGTTGATTTCAGAGCGCGCCTGAACAAGGTGAAGCCTGCTGAAAACAACTAACGAAATGGAGATCACATGAAAGTTATTCTTCAAAAAGATGTTAAAGATGTAGGTCGTGTTGGTGAGTTGGTGAACGTTTCTGAAGGTTTCGCAAGAAACTTTTTGTTCCCACGCAAATTGGCTGCGGAAGCTACTGAAAAACGCGTAAAAGAGTACGAACACTTGAA encodes:
- the rplI gene encoding 50S ribosomal protein L9; protein product: MKVILQKDVKDVGRVGELVNVSEGFARNFLFPRKLAAEATEKRVKEYEHL